Below is a genomic region from Pleuronectes platessa chromosome 5, fPlePla1.1, whole genome shotgun sequence.
GCCTCTCATCTGATGGCTAGACTAAATGCTCAGTGATCCGGATGGGAGCTTTAAACAAACACTCTCTTTTTAATTTCTGATGGATAAAACCCACACACTCTCTCGTGTTGGGCTTTTGTTCCCATTTCCTCATTAGTGATGCCTCGTGATTTTGAATTTAGCAAAAATTCCGAAATCATCGAACTGAATTCAATACCACCGAGCCGTGCCCCAAAATAACAGATGTATCGTTTACAAGTAAATGCCTCCAATGGATTCACATGGCTAAAGCCTATTCAGCTGGTGGTTACCTTTTGAACCAACTGTAATGCCTTGGATAATTACATTCGGTTTCTCGGGGTATTATTCATCAGTTAAAGGTCAAGAGCATTATTTGCTACACAAACTGAGCCTTGCATTGTATTGGCCGGCACACAGTCCGCTAGTTGCTTAGTCACTTAAATATGCATGTGGAAAGTCAAATTAGAAAACTGAGTCCTAATAGGCAGCCATTACTGCAAGTGAGGAGCCTTTGTGCAAACCTGAGGTCTAATCACTTATTCAATCACCAAGCATTGTGTCcctgctctcctccacctcGCCACCACTGCTCGCCCTGAAAAGCAGCTGATTTCCTATCTCAAAAAACCATGGATACACTtgactgaaatatatatttatgcacCTAGCCGGGGCCTAATTGGTTATCTGAAGCACCAACAAGGTTCTCAGGGTCTCTCtaattaaatgaaaatcaaTTGTCATGTTAACTTGGTAATTTGAGTCATAAATGAGTCATAGATCTCCTAGAACTTTCTTTCTCTTAAGCAGGAATCAGACGGCTCATTTATCCctgattaccccccccccccacacacacacacacaacgatcTAAGAGGAAATCTGGTCTGGGACCTTGGTCGGTGCGGATGTTGGGCTCAGATTAAGGCCAAGCTTTGGTCATGTTAACTGACATATAGGCCGactgctgctgacacacattaaaacagaaTTTGAATCTCACCTGGAGTTTTCAATGACGAAAAGACAACTCATGTTGAGCGGGTCACCTTAACCAGTCTTACTCTTACCTCTTACTAATGTCACAACAAGCTGTCGCACTACAGTCTCCATTTTGTCTGTTTCCCATGAGACCATGTGATGGGGTGTGTCATCATTTTAATGTTTGGGATTCGAGAAGCATGATGCTGCCCAATTTCAAATCTAGTAAGGACTTAAGAAACTTTAGTAATGTGAACACAAATTTTTATCCCTCCATTTTTCCATTGAGTTTTGGAATTTTTTTGACTGATTGTACCATGTCTAACTTTCAAAGCTTtgttttctccttttgtttCTTAATCCTTAAAAAATTCCAGTTTTCTTTGAAATTTACAGTTCCCTGTGACCTAAACATAATATTTTACATCAGATCTTAGACTAGACTCTCGAGGAAACTGTAAAAATTGAGCCGTTCTTTTGAGACCACACAAGGATTCAGCTTCTGATAATTACAAATTCATTGATCTGTTGAAAAGATAACAGGATTGTGTCTAAAAATATAAACTGCCATCTACTTTTTATGGTCTTGACTCTTGAGGAACCTACTTCTGGATTGAGGGAGACTGAACAGCAGAGTGTGGGTCACACTTATCCTCTGTCACAAAATCTGTCCCTTCGCAGATATGTAGAATTTATTCTTTATCAGGGCAACACAGCGGATCTTAGTGTCAGGTGAATTTACACCAATGAAATTAATAATGAATGTCTATTcatgtttgatttcatttttgccAATTCATCGTTTAAAGGTCATTTCAGGTCATGTATATGAAGTGACCTTTTCTATACTTATTCACattaggggaaaaaaacaaaacaatatagaCCAATTCGACAAGAAGCTCCTCCAGGATTGATATCTTTTCAACTAAACAAATCTCCTATTTAAATATGCTGCACACTTCACAGTCAAGATCCATCAAAGGAACAACGAGGGGGTGTACGTTCATAAAGTTCCAATGATGTTTTGTAATGGAACATTACACTGTAATGAACAACCAAAAACGGTTCTTTATAAAGCCTCTCAAGTGCCGTGAACCAGAGACTCACAGTCACTGCCTGTGTTACTAATAGATCTGCAGTCACAACCATTAAGCATTTTAAACTGTTCCTACATAATGTAAAGAGTGGATAATGTGCAATTTTGCTCTTCTCTAAGGAGCCATCTCCTCGTGGTAACTATTACCCAGCAGATCACCCGCCCCTGGAGAGGGGACGCTCCCCTCACCTGgcacctgctgctgtttgacatCACATGCCTCACAGATCCCATCTCCGCATCTGGACAACACCAGATGTTCCAGAATCATTTCTCAAACGGGTGAAAGTTCCCTCGACTTGCAGCCGAACCTCCGCTTGCTCCACGCTCCTTCCAATCCAGACACATCGAGATGTGCACGCAATCACCGCTCAGATATTTCTTACCTGAGAACCTTCACTGCGGTGAGGGGAGGTGAAAGcccagagggagggagagcagagtacctttttttttctcaatcatttCATTTGCCCCCTGCTGAAAAATAAGACTTTAACCTGATCCTGAAAGGTAGCATGTCCTGAATGCATCACAATGTCCAAAAAGCAGATGGCCGTCTAGCAAGGCAACAATTCTTTCTTTGAAGCGCTGAATAAAACATGCATATCTTGCTGTGATCCAGCGAATTCAATAGCCTATAGAAAAGGATTGCTCTCAACGTAAACCATTTTGCTAGAGGCCGTTCTCTTTCCTCAGGTCCAGTCTCCCATAAATAATTTGCCTTCAACCTTCACATGCATAAAAATTGCAACTTGTTGGTTATGAGAGAGAACAGTGAGGATGCACTTTGAATGCCAATGTGGCGATGAATAAACAATGGCTCACTGCTCCAGGAGCAATGCAGAGCTGCCAGGAGACATTGCTTCGAGTCCGCGGGCTCTCTTAATGGTTTCTGCCACAGACCAAGCCTTTCACTCAGCTGTGAATGGGAGGCTGTTTTGATCTGGAGGGGAACACTTTAATAATTTCTAACAAAGCAACAATTCCCAAGGCGTTTCGGACAACCTTGGCTGATTCTTTCTGATTATCCTCCAGCCACTCGACTCACTTTAAACCTTGATTGAATGGGCTTTCTAAAGCAACAAGCTTATGGAAAATGAGGAACAGCCTCATACCCACTCTCTGAGCATGTCATCTGCAGCTAAGGTCACTCCTTTTGCCAACTGGAGGGCTCTTTCACTCTGAATATATTAACTCTTATTTCCATATGTCTCTACAGATCTTGACAGTTCTTTTTATAATCTCCTTGGAAATTCAAAAGCAATGCAAACAATTAAATAGTCTGGATTCTctgcagtgtctctggacaGATATGAGATTTTTGACGCTGAGACTCTGCTCTCCCCCACAATGCAACAAGAGtgttgtaattttgtttttgcagtAGTGCTATAGTGCCACCTGCTGGTGACTAGACAAGACTGTGCAAGTACTTCAAGTAGCTCTCTAATTGAACCTAAACcagaaataaaaccagaaaTAAACCAGAAATATCAAAATCATGCAACCTGGgaacagaaaaacactgaatcACTGTTTGTGCTTCTTGTTTAGCGAATTTGTTGTGACAAGTCAGGATCAATCCCAAAAGTGTTGATCCTAACTTTTCAGAAATCAGTAAATCATTCATTTATTGTATtaactttttaaatacaaaataatcacTGTTTCTAAGCTCCTTAAATCTCAGAAATGTAGTTTGTCAAACATGAGGGAACTGaattcatgtgttttgttttgtttgtaaaacagaacaaaatattCCATGAATGATTAATCAATTAACCACAGAAATTATCAGCAGATTAATTAATCAGGAAATAATTGAGCAGCCTCAGAATAGTCTTGTACgttgtgttgtgtgagtgtgtatctgctgctgttgtgtgcaTAAACAAAGTGATCAGCTATTAAGATCAGAaaattcacagatttgttttaccCAATTAAATCTGCCTTGTGTTTCAATATGAATGTAATTAGGTTAATAACAAAGCTCCTATTAATGAGAAATGAAATGTGTTATTGATATCAGTGATTCTGGCCTGGTATCACTTAGCATTGAACCCAATTAAATACTTAACCTATTACCAGACTCCTGTGATCCACTCCTCATCCTGCAGCTTCCCACTAGCAAAGGCTGAATTTCTGACCAATCATTGGCTGTctagttgcattgtgggaaatgagGCCCCAGCTACAAGCAGCCAGAGTGGGTTGGTTAATAGAAAGTAGATCGCAGGTTGGTTTGAATtgattaatcttttttttttttaagtagagCGACACAAGTTACGATGTTAGAGGGGTGTAATTACAATTTTAAGTTAGGGCCAGCAGTTCTATCCCAAACGTAACTGAAACATatcacaaaatatatataaataaacatataaatcATTGGCCTTTCAAATAAgttcataataatcataacatATGGCTTTCTCTACGTGACACAAGCCATATTCTTATTAAATCGTTTTTAGCAGTAGGTAGTAGGTTCATAGTAGGTGTGATATTAAGAATGGATCAAAAGCTAATTTCATCCCAACTTCTTATGTAGATCTAAAattctctctttaaaaaaaaaccatGACACAAGAGTTCGACAAACTATAATCACTGTCAATatatctttatttcttttaagaCTCTCACTAAAATAACGCATTTGTAACATATCTTAACAGAATATCCTCTTCTACATGTTTGGATTTGAAATAGCAACTTTAAtggataaaacaacatcaaagttCATGTAAAACACCACGTTGTTAAAAGTTCCCCTGAAAAgggaaaatcattttttttgtgacaaAAACCACGTTGGCATACAAAATACACTTTTTCACCGAACCGAATGAGCGCAATTGGAATTATGTCGAGCGGATTCTGCCACGGTAGCTTTGACACGGAAATCATAGCACTCGCATTGTAATGCTGCGATCGCATCACACAATGTGGTGAAAGAAATATGTGAAAAGTTAGAAACCATGAGGTTATCATCCattaccacccccccccccccccccgccaccccaAAAAGTGCTAATTCACTGATTATTCAGAGCAAGCCATTTCTTACAGAACAAAAATAGACTGTATATCGAGAGGCTTCATGTACACAACGTTAAGACAGCGTGTTTCATACACAGTTATCCTCCAAAGTGCTTGTTGACGTCTGAGCAGACTAgaatagaaaacaaaatgtacaGTACATTGGCCACGTGTTAGCTGTGTGTTAtttcatacaaatataatacatttaaaatgaatgttgcTTTAAACAAATTCCTATACGCACTTTAAAATCATAGCAATAAAACCTGTTACTTCAGCATGTTATTTAGacgttaaataaaatatatataagccATCATTTTCTCAAGCATGCCCTCTCTTActgttatttttcaaaaatctCTAAATATAAGACAAAAATCTGCGTACGATTTAATTTGTTCCCTTTTAAGTCTGCAAGAGCCGTTTGCAATAAATGAAACAACCAATGATGGCGACACTGCGGAAccccagcatcagcagcagcagcctcactgCACACTTCCTTTAGCAGCTTCCTGGaggttcaaacaaacacactttcaatGCAACAGTCTGTTGGTCTGGCAGAGGATTAAAGTGCGGTTCTCCTTTGGCCCCGAATTGATGGAGATTCCGATGAAAACCAGTGGTCAGAATCCCTCGTAGACCCCGGCCTCTGATCTCAGTGCAGCCTGACAAAAGCCCTCTTGACCCAGAGCCTTGGACAGCAGTCTGTGGCCGCGGGGGGACAAGCAGCCCTGGCCGGGCAAATATCCAGCCATGGCTTTACCAGATCTTGTGGGTTTAGGCCTGGGAGCTGCGTAATACTCCTTCATGTGGTCGTATTGTGTTGGCCTGACTTTAGTGCTCTGAGTCCTTCTGTTGAGCTGAGTGGAAAGAGATCCCGGATGTTCGGCATCCAGAGGGGATTTGGCGTGGTGGTGATAGTAGTGGCGATTTTCTCGGGTGCTCTGCGACCGCCCGGGTCTCCTGAGGATGCTGGGCTTCACAACCCCAGGGTAGTTGTTGGCAGCGTGGGTCATCATCGGTTGACCCTGGTCAGGACCTCGTGAGTGGCTTCTGTCTATGTGCTCCGTGTTCTTGAGGTGAGGACCGTCTCTTTCTGGGAGTGAGGGGACTTTACGAAGCGGTGGCTGACGCTGAGTTCGCCTTGATGGACCCACCTCTGCACCCGACTGCTGACCGCACGGCTGCCTGGTGGCCTCAGGGCCCGCGAGATGAGACCTCATGGATGTCGGAGATGTagcatcatttcctgtcctgtcGGCGGAGAGGAGGCAGGCGTTTCCAGGGTCGGACTTACTCCTTGTGTGCATTATGTCTCTGTTTATCGTGTCTGTCGGTGAGACAGGACTCTCATATGGAGACACGGCTGGAGACGTGTTCTTACGTTTGGATTGAATCTCCTGCTGGACCGGCTGATATACGACTCTCTCAAAAGCGCCTGCGTCTCTCGTCTCGTAAACGACCGTGTCCCTGCTCTCTATGTAGAGCTCCCTGTTCACGGGGGGGACACGGTGTGGAGAGTAGTTGTAGTAATCTTCTCTGCCGTTACGCTTGATATAAGAATGATTGTGTCGTGCACTGCTTTGCCGGTAGGGGTCTACATAATAGTGGGAACTATCCATTGGGTTCATATCGGAGAAGGCGGAGTAGCGGGGTTCAGCTCTTGTGTTGTCGAACTGCAGCCGAAGAGGGTGGATGCCGGTCTGGATCAGCCTCTGATAGGGCGCTTCTTGGCTCGTCTTCTGCTCGACGTAAAACAAGGTGTCCGGCGGCAGGACCTCCGTCCCTGCCAGCTCATAGTGACTAATCTGTGGGGCATGGAAGGATCGAGCCCTCCGGATGGCCGGATGCCCAACTACTCTTTCATCTGGCCTCTGCCATTGGTCCGGTTGCCTGTGGCAGCCCCCGATAAGGTGCTCGTCTCTGCGGTACCGTCTGTACTGAGGGGACAAAGGTTGCCTCAGACCTAAAGAGCTGTAGCGGCTTTCAGAGGATTGCCTGTACAGGCTTTTAGGTCCTAAAAGGTGACGTGGCAGGGCGTTGAGCCGAGGGCAGTGAGGTGCGGGCATTCGTCCTGCTTGTACTGGccaatgaggatgatgatgatggtgaggaTGATTACTGTAGACATCATCAACCATGCCCAGTGGCCTGTCCTCATCTGGGCTGTAGCTGTGGGTTGAGGAGGGCTGTACCGGCCGGGGAAGGACCTGCTCGATGGAAGCAGGCATGGACGTCTCGGCCAGAACGGCACGGAAATTAAAGACGTTGGTAGAGTCTGTGTTCACGTACACGGGAGAAGTTGTGGGGCTCTGAGCCGAGCAGACAGGTTGAGTGGGTGTTGAAACACCAACGCTCTGATAGGTGGGCTCTGCTTGTCTGATATCTCgaagctgcttctcctccctccgGTCCCTCCTCTCTGCATTGCCTTCCTCCAGACTGCCTGACCCGAGCGGGCTCACATTAGGTGTGAAATTGCAGCCGCTTTCGGGTGGGAAATGGACAGGGTGAGGGCAGAAGCGGCTCTCCACTGGGCCGTGCACCGATGACTGCCAGTGGGAAACCGATGAGGAGACACGAGGGCCACAGTACTCGTCGGGGTACATGTTGAGATCGAGAACGGAGGGCCGGGGCGGTCTGTCCTGGGCGTGGCAGGCCTCATGTCTCTGGAGCGGGTACGATGGGAAGTTGTTTCGTCTTTGGGACACACTGCTCGCCTTCTGGGCAGATTCGGCCAGAGCCAGGGCCAACTTGCGGGCAGCACTCGTcgagggagggtgaggagggagaacAGACACTGAACTCATAAGTCTATCTGTTCCTGGGGAGGGATAAGACAAACAACGCTACAGTATGACAGGACAAACAAAGCTATGGTAAGACATGATGGGACAAGACACAGAAGCTTTCATAAGAAACTACAAAGtgcattattatataaatagataTTAGCTCTAAGAAGTAAATGTGACATgatattaaagggatagtttgcCCTAAAAGGAAAATTCACTCTTTAACATCTCACCACTTTTCAGATGGAGGTGGTGgggaaagtgtttgagtccacaaacacTTTAAgaatttcaggggtaaacagagttgcagccaaatccaatacaatttaaataaatgcttACGGATTCTTCaaacttaagaaaacaacagaagaaaacacaaaatgcctccatactgctccggGGGTGTCAtccaagccccgacattcactTTCAACTCTACACGGCATCATTTACACAATGTTTTAAGTATAAATGGCagttttttttacgtttgaagaatctgTCACCCTTtacttcagttgtattggatttgtcTGCAATGCCTTTTACCCCTGAAAGTGTttcgtggactcaaacacttcaactcAGCCCTCCATccgcatagtggtgagtagatgatgagtgacATTAAATaattgggtgaactatccctttaaagagGAGTGGGACTGACCTGGATCTGGCAGGTTCTGTGCAGATTGGCTGAGGTCGGTCAGGGCCGATGCCTGGCTGGCCGTGCTGAGCGGGCTGCAGTGAGGGTAGGAGACTCTCGGCTGCTTTCCGTCTGCCGAAGGAGCGCCACGTCTCAGCAccgggggggaagaggaggggaggggtggcAGGGAGGTGGCTGCGGTCCGAACGTCTGCCAGTGTCTTAAATGACTTCTTCCTGAGTTTAGGAGACAGCGGCTTGGAGGAAACATTCTTCCCACCTTTACCGAGAACCGGGCTAATATCCGGTGACTGAGAGCAGCTGATGTAGTTGTTGGGGGAAGAGATTGGCTCTGATTCACTGGAACAACCTGCgctcttcctctgtttgtttccgTCCCTGTTGCGCTGCAGTCCAGGGGTCGCTGCGAGCTGACTGCACTGGAAAGACATGGGGTCAAAGTCCAGAGTATAGATGCCGGCATCCGGCGGAGACAGGTCGAGCTCGTCCTCCTGGGGTGGAGGTGAAAGGGACGCGGCGGTGTAGCCACGATCAGCACCATGATGACTCTCATTGAGAGGGTGGGTTTTGTTCTCATCTTTACTTCTAGGACGCCGTAGGTCATCGTTCCCCAGGGCAGAGAGGGCCTCGCTGGTCGAACGAGGTCTGAGGGGACGGTAACTTGGAGGTTCCcctgggatttaaaaaaacaaacacatgttcaGTATAGACTGAATCTTaacaaacagatgaaataaTCCAAGCGCAGAGAATGATCTGAGTGAACAGTTACTGTACCTTCCACATTGTGCAAAGAGGTGAGAGATTCTTCACTCTTGGTCGAACGTAAAGTGCCGCCATCCCCTCGTCCGCCTGCAAGTGTTTCAACAACTTATTCATTCACGTTAAAAGCAAACATCACCTCTAAGAGAACTTGTCAACACAAATGGCCTAATTTAAGGAAGTTGACAAATTAATTGAGAAgggcagaaaata
It encodes:
- the arhgap32a gene encoding rho GTPase-activating protein 32, translating into MLTTCSRIEELSAKQHRGGTVELRARLQVLGMLWGPKSVGVHISGRLQQGGIMEAGCVVAAVIENAASGPRGEPGSGDVLEGDVQPSADVDNDDALPQPSDNNPPEKKQPQETSTAMVGSDDISEPPAEPLLRSCVSTASMKVKNMKKLTFPKGHFPRLEECAHFHYETVDFGNVQLAFAEGQSEGPKAGPDSNELVLLVQITCQGKNWLVKRSYEDFRVLDKHLHLCIYDRRYSHLTELPRYDSSKDSVESVTDMLATYLSRFSAIADNKINCGPVLTWMEIDNKGNHLLVTEEASINVPAIAAAHVTKRYAAQASDELTFEVGDIVSVIDMPPKEDTGWWRGKHGFQVGFFPCDCVELINDKMPPSVQSSVPKPVCKKHGKLVTFLRSFMKSRPPPQKLRQRGILRERVFGCDLGEHLHNSGHEVPQVVKCCADFIEKNGVVDGIYRLSGISSNIQKLRHEFDSEQIPDLSREVFRQDIHSVGSLCKLYFRELPNPLLTYQLYERFSEAVSAATDEERLVKIHNVIQQLPPPHYRTLEFLMRHLSRLATFSPITSMHTKNLAIVWAPNLLRSKQIESACFSGTAAFMEVRIQSVVVEFILNNTEALFSQKLNAIIRESTGNNTMSRPKSLLVCSPSTKLLSLEEAQARTQAQLGSPATTPSLSHSDYIEVGEGPGALMGKFHTVIELPMESRRPPPAKAKKSPVGNWLSFFHLGKSHSLSKRKLKRHPSEPNEIKSIALPGGRGDGGTLRSTKSEESLTSLHNVEGEPPSYRPLRPRSTSEALSALGNDDLRRPRSKDENKTHPLNESHHGADRGYTAASLSPPPQEDELDLSPPDAGIYTLDFDPMSFQCSQLAATPGLQRNRDGNKQRKSAGCSSESEPISSPNNYISCSQSPDISPVLGKGGKNVSSKPLSPKLRKKSFKTLADVRTAATSLPPLPSSSPPVLRRGAPSADGKQPRVSYPHCSPLSTASQASALTDLSQSAQNLPDPGTDRLMSSVSVLPPHPPSTSAARKLALALAESAQKASSVSQRRNNFPSYPLQRHEACHAQDRPPRPSVLDLNMYPDEYCGPRVSSSVSHWQSSVHGPVESRFCPHPVHFPPESGCNFTPNVSPLGSGSLEEGNAERRDRREEKQLRDIRQAEPTYQSVGVSTPTQPVCSAQSPTTSPVYVNTDSTNVFNFRAVLAETSMPASIEQVLPRPVQPSSTHSYSPDEDRPLGMVDDVYSNHPHHHHHPHWPVQAGRMPAPHCPRLNALPRHLLGPKSLYRQSSESRYSSLGLRQPLSPQYRRYRRDEHLIGGCHRQPDQWQRPDERVVGHPAIRRARSFHAPQISHYELAGTEVLPPDTLFYVEQKTSQEAPYQRLIQTGIHPLRLQFDNTRAEPRYSAFSDMNPMDSSHYYVDPYRQSSARHNHSYIKRNGREDYYNYSPHRVPPVNRELYIESRDTVVYETRDAGAFERVVYQPVQQEIQSKRKNTSPAVSPYESPVSPTDTINRDIMHTRSKSDPGNACLLSADRTGNDATSPTSMRSHLAGPEATRQPCGQQSGAEVGPSRRTQRQPPLRKVPSLPERDGPHLKNTEHIDRSHSRGPDQGQPMMTHAANNYPGVVKPSILRRPGRSQSTRENRHYYHHHAKSPLDAEHPGSLSTQLNRRTQSTKVRPTQYDHMKEYYAAPRPKPTRSGKAMAGYLPGQGCLSPRGHRLLSKALGQEGFCQAALRSEAGVYEGF